CATATCTTTCTTATTAGCTAAAATACTATAAAAAAGATATGACATTTAGTTATAGAACACGTATACATTTTTTGTATTAATAAAATATTAAATACAGTGAATCATAGAATTTTTATTTTACTCATAATTTTTTCTACAGTTTAAATAATTTAGTATTAGAAGATTGTTACCTATAATTCATCGACAAGTCTTATGAAAAATAAGTACAAAATAAAATCATGCGGTTATGGTGTAATTTGCACGTTAGGCAATCCAACCTAAAGGAAGCGGTGTAAAACCGACTTGACCGCACCAAACATATTTTCTCTTCATGAATGAAATTGACATATATTTTCAACCTATGTTCTTTATATCAGAATGACAAAAAGAAACAATGATACATGTAATTTCTACGAATTCCTTTAATGGTGTATTTTGAAGATCCATGTAATGAAATACAGAGGAAAAATGGAAATCATTGCTATGATTTTACAGGCTGCAGTGGAAGGCGCTACTAAAACAAGAATAATGTATGCCGCATACTTGTCTTTTCAACAAGTAAATGACTACTTGGAATTCCTAAAGGAAAATGATCTATTACAATATGAGAATGAAAGGGAATTTTACAGAGTGACTGAAAAAGGACACGCGTTCATGAAAATCTCAAATGAAATGAATGATTTAATCCCTTTTAAAAAATCAAAATTTAATGATCCTTTTGGAATATAAAGAAAACTCAATCAAAAAAGAATTCTAGTTTATCTGACAGATTCTCCAGAATTGTAACTTAGGATTCTGACATTTATGGAATCTATTGCTCGCCTATGTTTCTTTATCAATCATTTTCTGTTAAGACTATATTGATTTTTTCTATTTTATTTGTCATCTGTGATTAATCTTGTTGCACAGGCTCTAACTGTACCATTTCTAGTATGTATCAAGTTCAATGGTATAAATCACATAGAATTTTGTTACTGAACAATTTACCATATTGTATTATAATATCAGACACAAAAATAAAGTAAATGAAAGCAGTCATACATCAACCTCATTTTTTTCCATATCCTGGGTTTTTTCATAAACTGAGTTTGGCCGATATCTATGTTATAATGGACGATGTTCAGTATGACAAAAGGTGGACTAATAGAAACAGAATTATCGCAACAAATGGATGGACGTGGTTAACTGTACCAATAAACAAAGATCATAAATTTTTGCCAAACATACTAGTTGAAATTAATAATGAAATACCTTGGAAAGAACATCATTGGAAGAAAATTTATCAATCTTATGCAAAAACAAAGTACTTTCATTTATACAAAGATTATTTTGAAAATCTCTATAAAAGAGAATGGAAATTTCTTTTTGACTTAGATTTTGAAACAATTAAAAAAACAATTGATTGGCTTGGCTTAAACATCGAAATTGTAAGAGAATCTGAATTATACGTGAAAGGTGAATCCACAGAACGACTAGTTAATGTCTGTAAGGCCATTGGTGCAGATACCTATGTGGCAGGAAAAGGCAGTAAAAACTATATCGAAGAAAAACTATTTCTGAAAAACAATCTGAAAATAGAATATCAAAACTATATGTCAACGCAGTATGCTCAACGTTTCACAGATGTTTTTGTACCTGATCTTTCCATTATTGATATGGTGACAAATGTAGGACCTGATAGCTTAAAACTGATAACTTCAATACCTGAAGATCTTCCTACTATTGAAACTAAATGATTTAGGAATTATTTGAAGATAATGAGAAAATATACAACGCCATGATAAATTTCTCTAGAAAAATACACTAATCAATAAAATCAGAAATTGAGCATCATGTGAACCACTAGATATGCATCTCAAATATGATTGGTTTAGTTAATCAAAAATTTCTGCTAATTGATTATATGCTATAATGTATCTCCTACCCGCCTCAGCTGTTTTATAGGTATATCTTTTTGAATTGGAAAATTCAGGTTCCCTTTCAAGTAATTGCTTGTCTAATAGAAATTGTATGTATTGATCAATTTGTTTAGAGTTAAGATTACATTTGTACATTATGTGCGTCTTCAAAGATCCCTTTTTACAAACTACCAAAATAAAATAAATAATTTCAAGCCAACCACGATTCCCCCATCCCATAACATTTGTCTCAACATAATCAATCAAATCATTCATAATCTCTAAATCTGTTTAGAATTTTCTATGCTAATTCTAGAATTTCATTCAAATCCTCTATGCCCTGTCCTTTTTGACTAAGATGTGGAACTTTGAGCAATTTGAATTCTTTATCTAAACATAATTTCAATACTTCAAATGCTTCTACATGATTAACGGTTGAATTTAACCTGCTTTGTAGTGCACGATATTCTGCAAGTCCTTTAATTCCATCTGCCTGAAGGTAAAGTTTACTTTGTTGAGACGAAAATTTCTTTATCAATTCAACTTTATCATCTATCACATCTGTGATATCAAAAAACACCTGTGGTGAAAAATTCCTTGTCAATGGAATCTCATATGATAAAATATTTGAAACAAACCTTCCAGCTTCTACTGTTGATAATGATACTGCGCGATGATCGTGGTGTACATCACCATGAGAATGTGTAATTATGATCTCTGGATCCACTTTATTTACAAAGAATTCTATGTGACTGATTAATTCGCTACTAACAGTCAGTCTGGTATCTTCAAAGTTATCTATCCATAAATTTTTAGCACCAATAAACTTGGCTGATTGCATAAGCTCCTTGGTTCTTTGCTTTGGATCTCCTCCGACAGATCCTCTTGTAACAGAATACATGTGAACCTCATGTCCTTGTCTTGCCGCTTTAAGCAAGAGCCCACCACATCCTAATTCAATATCATCTGGGTGTGCACCAATTGCCAATATTTTCATATCATGATATTATTTTGAATTTATTTATGCATGAAGTAATATTCTTCTATATCTTTTTATCCTAAAAATGATCCTAACATGAATTTTTTTTATATAAAAAATGAAAGACTAAAAATTATCATGATTCTTTTAAGATGATTGTTCTAGTAATTTTTACGCATACTCAGATAATCTACAGATTTCATTGTGTACGTATGAAAAAACATCATCACATAACAATATCTGGAGGCGATATTTATTCAAATAATTGATGATGAACAAACACAAGATGTAATACATCACCATGACTTTCTAACACAAACATGTTCATTGTGTGGCGAGAAGATGTTGTTATCTGAGGGCGATATGATATATGGAGATAAATGGTATCATAGCACCTGTTGGAATTTGGTAGAACAAAATATGGAATATTATATTTCTAGAAAATAATCCAAGATTGAAGATTATCGATTAATGTTTAAGCATTTCTTTTTATGGTATTGTATAAATTTTCAAAGTTACATATGAAAATAAATACAAAGGCATCTAATCCTTATTATGAATAATTCAATGCATATCCCAAATGAATTAATAGATTTTCTTGAACGTGAAACCTATTCATTACTTATCAAAGGGGATGCTGGCACGGGAAAAACCACTCTTGCACTGACTATTTTACGTGTCTTAAATATTAATAAAAACTGCCTCTATATTTCGACCA
The window above is part of the Nitrosopumilaceae archaeon genome. Proteins encoded here:
- a CDS encoding winged helix-turn-helix domain-containing protein — encoded protein: MKYRGKMEIIAMILQAAVEGATKTRIMYAAYLSFQQVNDYLEFLKENDLLQYENEREFYRVTEKGHAFMKISNEMNDLIPFKKSKFNDPFGI
- a CDS encoding WbqC family protein, with translation MKAVIHQPHFFPYPGFFHKLSLADIYVIMDDVQYDKRWTNRNRIIATNGWTWLTVPINKDHKFLPNILVEINNEIPWKEHHWKKIYQSYAKTKYFHLYKDYFENLYKREWKFLFDLDFETIKKTIDWLGLNIEIVRESELYVKGESTERLVNVCKAIGADTYVAGKGSKNYIEEKLFLKNNLKIEYQNYMSTQYAQRFTDVFVPDLSIIDMVTNVGPDSLKLITSIPEDLPTIETK
- a CDS encoding winged helix-turn-helix domain-containing protein — encoded protein: MIDYVETNVMGWGNRGWLEIIYFILVVCKKGSLKTHIMYKCNLNSKQIDQYIQFLLDKQLLEREPEFSNSKRYTYKTAEAGRRYIIAYNQLAEIFD
- a CDS encoding PIG-L deacetylase family protein encodes the protein MKILAIGAHPDDIELGCGGLLLKAARQGHEVHMYSVTRGSVGGDPKQRTKELMQSAKFIGAKNLWIDNFEDTRLTVSSELISHIEFFVNKVDPEIIITHSHGDVHHDHRAVSLSTVEAGRFVSNILSYEIPLTRNFSPQVFFDITDVIDDKVELIKKFSSQQSKLYLQADGIKGLAEYRALQSRLNSTVNHVEAFEVLKLCLDKEFKLLKVPHLSQKGQGIEDLNEILELA